In a genomic window of Temperatibacter marinus:
- the pyrF gene encoding orotidine-5'-phosphate decarboxylase, producing the protein MTSDLIMAPKDRIYCALDSVNVDDVVSLATRLKGHVGGIKLGLEFYCANGAEGYKHVAATGMPIFLDLKFHDIPNTVAGAIRAVAPLGPKILTIHTQGGPEMMRRASETAAEQAEKYGLTKPLIAGVTILTSLDHADMLSIGVQDRVSDQVKRLATLAHGNGLDGMVCSPMEITIARQATDNEFQLVVPGIRPMGSAKGDQKRVMTPAEAVEAGANILVIGRPITQAKDPVAAAKAIAASLVSD; encoded by the coding sequence ATGACATCAGATCTAATCATGGCCCCTAAAGACCGTATTTATTGTGCCCTGGATAGTGTTAATGTGGATGACGTTGTTTCTCTAGCCACCCGATTGAAAGGTCATGTGGGGGGGATAAAACTCGGGTTGGAGTTTTATTGCGCAAACGGCGCAGAAGGTTATAAGCATGTCGCTGCGACAGGTATGCCTATTTTCCTTGATCTCAAATTCCATGATATTCCCAATACTGTCGCAGGCGCCATACGTGCTGTTGCGCCGCTGGGCCCAAAAATATTGACCATTCATACTCAAGGTGGTCCCGAAATGATGCGCCGGGCCAGTGAAACCGCTGCAGAGCAAGCTGAAAAATACGGGCTAACAAAACCTCTTATCGCTGGTGTGACCATTTTAACCAGTTTAGATCATGCTGATATGCTGTCGATTGGTGTTCAAGATCGTGTTTCAGATCAAGTGAAACGTCTCGCTACCCTTGCGCATGGAAATGGACTGGACGGCATGGTTTGCAGTCCTATGGAAATTACTATCGCTAGACAAGCCACGGACAATGAGTTCCAGCTTGTTGTGCCAGGCATCCGACCTATGGGCAGCGCTAAGGGGGATCAAAAACGTGTTATGACTCCTGCCGAGGCTGTAGAGGCAGGTGCAAATATCCTTGTAATTGGACGTCCAATCACTCAAGCTAAAGATCCTGTGGCAGCAGCGAAAGCCATTGCAGCGTCCTTAGTCAGCGACTAG
- the ihfB gene encoding integration host factor subunit beta: protein MIKSELINKIADENPHLYHRDVEQLVSSIFDEITEALSNGDRVELRGFGAFSVKKREARVGRNPRTGEQVQVEAKHVPYFKTGKDLRERLNK, encoded by the coding sequence ATGATTAAGTCCGAGCTAATAAATAAAATCGCAGATGAAAATCCTCATCTTTATCATAGAGATGTCGAGCAGTTGGTCTCATCAATTTTTGATGAAATCACAGAAGCTCTATCAAATGGGGATAGAGTTGAATTGCGCGGTTTTGGTGCCTTTTCAGTTAAAAAACGGGAAGCCCGTGTTGGCAGAAACCCTCGCACAGGGGAGCAAGTTCAAGTCGAAGCGAAGCATGTTCCTTATTTCAAAACTGGAAAAGATTTACGCGAACGTTTGAATAAATAA
- the rpsA gene encoding 30S ribosomal protein S1, translating into MIESTISMTNPTRDEFEALLNESFAPEASFEGQVVTGTVISVESDFAIVDVGLKAEGRVALKEFAMAGQEPNVNIGDNIEVFVDRVENAMGEAILSRDKARREEAWTELEKAFEADQRVDGVIFGRVKGGFTVDLNGAVAFLPGSQVDIRPIRDVAPLMNLKQPFQILKMDRRRGNIVVSRRAVMEEARAEQRADLMGKVVEGDTVEGVVKNITDYGAFVDLGGIDGLLHVTDISWRRVNHPGEVLTLGETVKVQVVRINPETQRISLGMKQLESDPWEGIDSRYPIGSKFTGVVTNITDYGAFVEMEAGVEGLVHVSEMSWVKKNVHPGKIVSTSQEVEVMVLDVDASKRRISLGLKQCQSNPWESFAEKCPVGTEIEGEIKNITEFGLFIGLDGDLDGMVHLSDLSWDQSGEEAIKEFTKGETVKAVILDVDMEKERISLGIKQLAGDPFAEIANLKKGASVTASVTEVTENGLEVVIGDSGSQAFIRRGDLAKDRDDQRPERFSVGDKVDAMVTNVDRNGRRVNLSIKALEIADEKEAVAQFGSADSGASLGDILGAALKGDE; encoded by the coding sequence ATGATTGAAAGTACGATTAGTATGACAAACCCTACTCGTGATGAGTTTGAAGCGCTTCTGAATGAATCATTTGCACCAGAAGCCTCTTTTGAAGGCCAGGTTGTTACTGGCACAGTAATCTCTGTAGAATCTGATTTCGCTATTGTTGACGTTGGGCTAAAAGCCGAAGGTCGTGTGGCTCTTAAAGAGTTCGCCATGGCAGGTCAGGAGCCAAATGTAAATATTGGCGATAATATTGAAGTTTTTGTAGATCGCGTTGAAAACGCTATGGGCGAAGCTATCCTGTCACGGGATAAAGCGCGTCGCGAAGAAGCTTGGACTGAGCTTGAAAAAGCCTTCGAAGCTGACCAGCGTGTTGATGGTGTGATCTTTGGTCGCGTTAAAGGCGGCTTTACAGTTGACCTTAACGGTGCGGTTGCGTTCCTACCTGGTTCTCAGGTTGATATTCGTCCAATCCGTGACGTTGCCCCTCTTATGAATCTTAAACAACCTTTCCAAATCCTTAAAATGGATCGTCGTCGTGGTAACATCGTTGTTTCGCGCCGTGCTGTTATGGAAGAGGCACGTGCTGAACAGCGTGCTGACCTTATGGGTAAAGTTGTTGAAGGCGATACAGTTGAAGGTGTTGTTAAGAATATCACTGATTACGGTGCATTCGTTGATCTTGGTGGTATTGATGGTCTTCTTCACGTTACGGACATCTCTTGGCGTCGTGTTAACCACCCTGGTGAAGTTCTTACACTTGGTGAGACTGTTAAAGTTCAGGTTGTTCGTATCAACCCTGAAACACAGCGTATTAGCCTTGGCATGAAACAGCTTGAGTCTGATCCTTGGGAAGGCATCGACAGCCGTTACCCAATCGGTTCTAAATTCACAGGCGTTGTTACAAACATCACTGACTATGGTGCTTTCGTTGAAATGGAAGCTGGCGTAGAAGGTCTTGTACACGTTTCTGAAATGTCATGGGTTAAGAAGAATGTACACCCAGGTAAGATCGTTTCTACTTCTCAGGAAGTTGAAGTTATGGTTCTTGACGTTGATGCTTCTAAGCGTCGCATCAGCCTTGGTCTTAAGCAGTGTCAGTCTAATCCTTGGGAATCATTCGCTGAGAAATGCCCTGTTGGAACAGAGATCGAAGGTGAAATTAAGAATATCACTGAATTCGGCCTCTTCATTGGTCTTGACGGCGATCTTGATGGCATGGTTCACCTATCTGACCTTTCATGGGATCAGAGCGGCGAAGAAGCTATTAAAGAATTCACAAAAGGCGAAACAGTTAAAGCTGTTATTCTTGACGTTGATATGGAAAAAGAGCGTATCTCTCTTGGTATTAAGCAACTTGCAGGCGATCCGTTTGCTGAGATTGCAAATCTTAAGAAAGGTGCTTCAGTAACAGCATCTGTTACTGAAGTGACAGAGAACGGCCTTGAAGTTGTTATTGGCGATAGTGGTTCACAAGCCTTCATCCGTCGTGGTGATCTTGCGAAAGACCGTGATGACCAGCGTCCAGAGCGTTTCTCTGTGGGTGATAAAGTAGATGCGATGGTTACAAATGTTGATCGTAATGGTCGTCGTGTAAATCTATCTATCAAAGCTCTTGAAATTGCTGACGAAAAAGAAGCTGTTGCTCAGTTCGGTTCTGCCGATAGTGGTGCGTCACTTGGTGACATCCTCGGCGCAGCGCTTAAAGGCGACGAATAA
- the cmk gene encoding (d)CMP kinase — protein sequence MIIAIDGPAAAGKGTLAKRLAKHFNFSYLDTGALYRAVALTMLRAKHNPSDIALAAQVSAHLDLDILSDPDLRREETGQAASQVAAIPEVRANLLNFQRQFASRPPEDKAGAVLDGRDIGTVVCPTAAVKIFVTASAEERAKRRFHEQKERVGHADYDEILADVVSRDDRDMNRSDAPLKPAENAHLLDTTKLDIDAVFDVAVKLVQSAQ from the coding sequence ATGATTATAGCAATCGATGGCCCCGCGGCTGCAGGAAAAGGGACGCTTGCAAAGCGTCTGGCAAAACATTTTAATTTCTCTTATTTAGATACGGGCGCTTTATATAGGGCTGTCGCATTGACGATGCTGCGCGCGAAGCACAATCCTTCTGACATCGCCCTTGCTGCGCAGGTTTCTGCGCATCTAGATCTGGACATTTTAAGTGATCCAGACCTGCGCCGTGAAGAAACGGGTCAAGCGGCTTCCCAAGTGGCGGCCATTCCTGAAGTGCGTGCGAATTTGCTCAATTTCCAACGCCAGTTTGCGAGTCGGCCCCCAGAAGATAAGGCTGGGGCTGTTCTTGATGGGCGCGATATCGGTACAGTTGTCTGTCCGACGGCGGCTGTAAAAATATTTGTTACAGCGTCAGCAGAAGAACGTGCTAAAAGGCGATTTCATGAGCAAAAAGAAAGAGTTGGGCATGCAGACTATGATGAAATTTTAGCAGATGTCGTGTCCCGAGATGACCGTGATATGAACCGAAGTGATGCACCGCTGAAACCTGCAGAAAATGCGCACTTGCTAGATACCACAAAATTAGATATAGACGCCGTGTTTGATGTGGCTGTGAAGCTTGTGCAATCAGCACAGTAA
- a CDS encoding TylF/MycF/NovP-related O-methyltransferase → MKKLIIWGTGLLSRSITQSFDLNADCYVDNNASNWNQTRHSVPIQDPASCACAENQLIIASIHFYEIYQQALELGYQKENISIATETKLLSHQESITLISHHEKHQEWIATEIAKFPNEVVDHTSDRMNHLKLACQAAKVDGLVLEFGVYKGASITHLAKETAQHVYGFDSFSGLPEDWTLFHKKDFFDLHGIEPEVSDTVDLVKGYFQDTLPDFLTRHTEAIRLIHLDADLYSSTSYVLEAVKDRLQEGSILIFDDYFYELDYDQCDYRAFNNFQTKYKIKVIPISISKGGSIAFQVL, encoded by the coding sequence ATGAAAAAATTAATCATCTGGGGTACAGGCTTACTTTCGCGCTCTATCACCCAGTCTTTTGATCTAAACGCAGATTGTTATGTTGATAATAATGCCTCAAATTGGAATCAGACACGACACTCTGTGCCTATTCAAGACCCTGCGTCTTGTGCCTGCGCAGAGAACCAGCTCATCATTGCAAGCATCCATTTCTATGAAATCTATCAACAAGCATTAGAGTTAGGATACCAGAAAGAGAACATTTCCATTGCAACAGAGACCAAGCTCTTATCGCATCAAGAGAGCATCACTCTGATCAGCCACCATGAAAAACATCAGGAGTGGATAGCCACGGAAATAGCAAAATTTCCCAACGAGGTCGTCGACCATACTTCGGATAGAATGAACCATCTTAAATTGGCATGCCAGGCGGCAAAAGTGGATGGCCTTGTCTTAGAATTTGGTGTCTACAAAGGGGCCTCTATCACCCACCTTGCCAAGGAAACTGCCCAGCATGTCTATGGGTTTGATAGCTTTAGTGGTCTACCCGAAGATTGGACTCTCTTTCACAAAAAAGATTTTTTTGATTTACACGGTATAGAACCTGAGGTGTCTGACACTGTCGATCTTGTGAAAGGATATTTTCAAGATACACTACCTGACTTTTTGACAAGACATACCGAGGCCATTCGACTGATCCATTTAGACGCTGATTTATATTCATCGACTAGCTATGTTTTGGAGGCTGTTAAGGATCGTCTTCAAGAAGGAAGTATTCTTATCTTTGATGATTATTTTTATGAGTTAGATTATGATCAGTGCGATTATAGAGCCTTTAATAATTTCCAAACTAAATATAAAATCAAAGTGATCCCTATCTCTATCAGCAAAGGAGGGTCGATCGCTTTTCAGGTTCTCTAG
- a CDS encoding DegT/DnrJ/EryC1/StrS family aminotransferase, translating to MNINYAQHFIDDEEIEAVFELLKDGWLARGPILDQFEDAFTKYIGCSHSISCVNGSASLEIILRALGIGDGDEVIVPNVTWVSTASAVNLTGAVPVLCDISSHLPNLCIHEVETCITPRTKAIIPVHFAGISIDMEAYHQLCQRYGLHLIEDAAHAVGGHYEDGTKIGSSPLSIAASFSFHPAKNMTTGEGGMITTRDKNLAQKLAKIRSNGVIRNANNGIGKAMYDCTEIASNYHLNGLAASLGICQLKRLDEFVSKRQMLWETYAGLLDGIPNINLIPHPQSSAFNLCIITVKKNRDDLLVWLNNEGVGAYYHYPLLSELTVYKDQKKCRFGNDFSNALEYNKTALTLPLHPSLDKEHIEYIVDTIKKWLDQ from the coding sequence ATGAATATAAATTATGCTCAACATTTCATAGATGATGAGGAAATTGAAGCAGTTTTTGAGTTACTAAAAGATGGATGGCTAGCAAGAGGTCCCATACTAGATCAGTTTGAAGATGCATTCACAAAATATATTGGATGCTCGCATTCAATCTCCTGTGTCAACGGAAGTGCAAGCTTAGAAATCATTTTAAGAGCTTTAGGGATTGGCGATGGAGATGAAGTTATCGTACCGAATGTCACGTGGGTTTCTACGGCCTCCGCAGTCAATCTAACGGGTGCAGTGCCTGTACTTTGTGACATAAGCTCCCATCTGCCCAACTTATGTATTCATGAGGTTGAAACCTGTATCACCCCTCGAACAAAAGCTATTATTCCTGTTCATTTTGCAGGGATTTCCATTGATATGGAGGCTTATCATCAACTATGTCAGAGATATGGGCTTCATCTCATTGAAGACGCAGCACATGCTGTTGGAGGTCATTATGAGGATGGTACAAAAATTGGATCTAGCCCGCTTTCTATCGCTGCAAGTTTTAGTTTCCATCCTGCGAAAAATATGACGACGGGTGAGGGAGGTATGATAACGACTAGGGATAAAAACCTTGCTCAAAAACTGGCCAAAATCAGAAGTAATGGTGTTATTCGGAATGCAAATAATGGAATTGGAAAGGCAATGTATGATTGTACCGAAATTGCCAGTAATTATCATTTAAATGGTCTTGCTGCATCTCTTGGTATTTGTCAACTTAAACGTCTTGATGAGTTTGTTTCAAAGCGTCAGATGCTATGGGAGACATATGCAGGTTTATTAGATGGAATTCCAAACATAAATTTAATTCCTCATCCGCAAAGCTCGGCCTTTAATCTTTGTATTATTACAGTCAAAAAAAATAGAGATGACTTGCTCGTATGGCTTAATAATGAAGGAGTTGGGGCTTATTACCATTATCCTTTGTTGAGCGAGCTTACAGTTTATAAGGATCAAAAAAAATGTCGGTTTGGCAATGATTTTAGCAATGCTTTAGAATACAATAAGACAGCGTTAACTTTACCTTTGCATCCAAGCTTAGATAAAGAGCACATAGAATATATTGTTGATACAATTAAAAAATGGTTAGATCAGTGA
- a CDS encoding NAD-dependent epimerase/dehydratase family protein, translating into MKYLITGGMGFLGSHLAEELLKRGNEVTCLDLFEEKRCTHFRDWETYRLVIDTILNKPLVTQLVRSADAVIHLAAIAEPQQYVQLPRKTIEVNLKASLAILEEVTATNKLFFFSSTSEIYGKNTVQPFREDSDRILGSTDINRWCYSSAKAMVEHYINALHQEQLLEFVGIRIFNCYGPRLKGRVVSKFIDQVQSGKPIVIHGEGAQQRCFTYVSDLVNGIISLIETKSSHGSFYNIGNPKEEYSVKQLAQVVSEQLNQENYPITHVDRAAYGPSYQDLDRRVPSIDKISKAINWSPTVSLQEGISKMIEYNNTFGNNS; encoded by the coding sequence ATGAAATATTTGATTACAGGTGGTATGGGCTTTCTTGGTTCTCATCTGGCTGAAGAACTTCTCAAAAGAGGCAATGAGGTTACATGTCTAGATCTTTTTGAAGAAAAAAGGTGTACGCATTTTAGAGATTGGGAGACCTACAGACTAGTGATTGATACTATTCTGAATAAGCCTCTCGTTACGCAGCTTGTAAGGAGTGCTGATGCTGTCATCCATTTAGCCGCCATAGCAGAGCCGCAGCAATATGTTCAATTGCCAAGAAAAACAATTGAGGTGAATTTAAAAGCTTCTTTAGCTATTTTAGAAGAAGTAACTGCGACAAATAAACTATTCTTTTTCTCTTCAACATCAGAAATTTACGGTAAAAACACAGTCCAACCCTTTAGAGAAGATAGTGATCGAATTCTAGGGTCAACGGACATTAATAGATGGTGCTATTCAAGCGCTAAGGCAATGGTAGAGCACTATATCAATGCGCTTCACCAAGAGCAACTTCTTGAATTTGTCGGTATAAGGATTTTTAATTGCTACGGGCCGCGCTTAAAGGGCCGGGTCGTTTCAAAATTTATAGACCAAGTCCAATCCGGCAAGCCTATTGTTATACACGGTGAGGGGGCTCAGCAGAGATGCTTTACCTATGTTTCTGATCTTGTGAATGGGATTATTTCCCTTATTGAAACTAAGTCCTCTCACGGCTCATTTTATAATATAGGCAACCCCAAAGAAGAATATTCTGTCAAGCAGCTAGCACAGGTGGTGAGCGAACAGCTAAATCAAGAGAATTACCCAATTACTCATGTAGACCGTGCTGCTTATGGTCCAAGCTATCAAGACCTTGATCGTCGGGTCCCGAGTATTGATAAGATTTCCAAAGCAATTAATTGGTCTCCTACAGTTTCACTGCAAGAGGGTATATCAAAAATGATCGAATACAATAACACTTTTGGAAATAATTCATGA
- a CDS encoding N-acetylneuraminate synthase family protein, with protein sequence MKTLLIAEIGINHNGSFDMGRRIIDSAYDCGVQAVKFQTYRPELRFNSDNPFIETFEKYHLPFDQELNLWRHAQDKGLKVMTTPFDLPSVEDCRSEHLNGVKIASFETTNLELVRGVASLQLPTYFSTGQNTLNEVKTVIATIQSYHNDIIPMHCISSYPMANKDANLAVIKKLQTELKRDIGYSDHSVGYKVSGLAVAMGATCIEKHFTIDNSLEGPDHSFSMNPDSMRELVDHITLTEEIIGDHWMGVRHCEQQIHDIARRVSI encoded by the coding sequence ATGAAAACGTTACTCATTGCTGAAATAGGAATAAATCATAATGGATCATTTGATATGGGCCGGCGTATCATTGATTCTGCCTATGACTGCGGCGTACAAGCGGTTAAATTCCAAACCTATCGTCCTGAACTCAGATTTAACTCCGACAATCCATTCATTGAGACCTTTGAAAAATATCACCTTCCCTTCGACCAGGAATTGAACTTGTGGCGTCATGCTCAAGATAAAGGTTTAAAAGTGATGACGACACCTTTTGACCTGCCTTCTGTTGAAGATTGTCGATCAGAACATTTAAACGGTGTAAAAATTGCCTCCTTCGAAACCACAAATCTTGAGTTGGTTCGCGGGGTTGCTAGTTTACAACTGCCAACCTACTTTTCTACAGGTCAAAATACACTCAATGAAGTGAAAACTGTGATCGCAACAATACAGTCCTATCATAACGATATTATACCAATGCACTGTATTTCGTCCTACCCTATGGCAAATAAAGATGCGAATTTAGCCGTCATCAAAAAACTACAAACAGAACTCAAAAGAGACATTGGCTATTCAGATCATTCAGTAGGCTATAAAGTGAGCGGTCTAGCTGTCGCGATGGGAGCAACCTGTATTGAAAAGCACTTCACTATTGATAATAGCTTAGAGGGACCTGATCACTCTTTCTCCATGAACCCAGACAGCATGAGGGAATTAGTAGATCATATTACTCTAACAGAAGAAATTATTGGGGACCATTGGATGGGCGTACGCCACTGTGAACAACAAATTCATGATATTGCTCGACGCGTTTCTATTTAG
- a CDS encoding glycosyltransferase produces the protein MTSPYLTANIIVRGSIAEGWGHVMRGVTIRDFLNHRNIKNRLILRLDTPLAQAFRAIDQGPFIIEDSDKNNDDIPSCDLCFLDQYTYTSVEIEKLQKKSMQLIVFDELAKINFTELFRTQDRIVRAQLLKQPRHSDKGKCKIYSGLPYFVIKRDYPDDIVHPPEKLWDVLIVLGGGAGHETIYENLAKQFKKTDPKGNLRISIVLGANSTPTFSNMISKIIPNATIHGYVGDLISLMRQSTVAIMSGGYSKYEAAYVGLPSIVFAVQDHQVEIAKEFCSAGGGIYAGEWHNPDSIEKAVTLVEQLLRSRQELERISTAAKKLIDGNGLDRILDKSLNHD, from the coding sequence ATGACTTCTCCTTATCTAACAGCCAACATTATTGTCCGCGGATCTATTGCCGAAGGGTGGGGGCATGTGATGCGGGGTGTTACTATTCGTGATTTTCTGAACCATAGGAATATAAAAAATCGCCTCATATTAAGGTTAGATACTCCCCTAGCTCAAGCCTTTAGGGCAATTGATCAAGGTCCTTTTATAATAGAGGATAGTGACAAGAATAATGATGACATTCCATCATGCGATCTCTGTTTCTTAGATCAATATACATATACATCAGTTGAAATTGAGAAACTTCAAAAAAAATCCATGCAACTTATAGTTTTTGATGAGCTTGCAAAAATAAACTTTACAGAACTATTTAGAACCCAGGATCGAATTGTGAGAGCTCAGCTCCTCAAACAACCCAGACACTCAGATAAAGGAAAGTGCAAAATCTACAGTGGCCTTCCATATTTTGTTATCAAAAGAGACTACCCTGATGATATCGTTCATCCTCCCGAGAAGCTATGGGATGTATTGATCGTCCTTGGAGGCGGAGCTGGACATGAAACCATCTATGAAAATTTAGCTAAACAATTCAAAAAGACAGACCCTAAAGGCAACCTAAGAATTAGTATAGTTTTAGGCGCCAATTCTACGCCCACTTTCAGTAACATGATTTCAAAGATTATCCCTAATGCAACTATTCATGGCTATGTGGGCGATTTAATTTCATTAATGAGACAATCAACTGTAGCAATTATGAGTGGGGGCTATTCTAAATATGAAGCCGCCTATGTAGGTTTACCCAGTATTGTATTTGCTGTTCAAGATCATCAAGTAGAAATTGCGAAAGAATTTTGTAGTGCTGGAGGGGGTATTTATGCTGGAGAATGGCATAACCCAGACTCTATAGAAAAGGCTGTAACCCTAGTTGAGCAACTCTTAAGGTCACGGCAAGAGTTGGAGAGAATTTCTACTGCCGCGAAAAAACTTATAGATGGAAATGGATTAGATAGAATTTTAGATAAAAGTTTAAATCATGACTAA
- a CDS encoding formyltransferase family protein: protein MPFLGNMTMLDFLLTRLSKLANVQEVVLTTGKDPANDPIEKISNNHTIQCFRGDEEDVLSRFLKAAIATDAETIVRVCADNPLTDPRLIDELITFYHSRNDIDHLATFDQPSLPYGVGCAIFSLEALKLTDKSCGLNDPSREHIEPFMLQSMAIKTFHYIAKTQCHFPALRVTVDEKRDFDFVQPLADALVRRFGLDFITEELVNLVSAPKIALFANGTLGLKGAQFLKSIQANIAVLVLHPKSTATDREEIIETLNLSPSSVIDYSEIKEKGIEFFEDNGCDIALSLWSSYIFKSDLIKKFPLGVYNLHNSLLPALGGSGANIWTFLLNLKESGASLHRVTAQIDQGPIIDQRAFPVLKDDTGGSLYDKQQAMMLALLKENWKDLCIGNYSYKISTEEVSYFKKSERDEQKCIDLAQNLSVNEILNIIRGYQFNDTDSAYFVDENGQKWNVRLAITPREEK from the coding sequence ATGCCTTTTCTAGGGAATATGACCATGCTCGATTTCTTACTTACGCGCCTATCAAAACTTGCAAATGTCCAAGAAGTTGTTCTAACGACGGGGAAAGACCCAGCAAATGACCCTATAGAAAAAATTTCTAATAATCATACCATCCAATGCTTCCGCGGCGATGAAGAGGATGTTTTGTCTAGATTTCTAAAGGCCGCAATTGCCACAGACGCTGAGACTATTGTAAGAGTTTGTGCTGATAATCCTCTTACAGACCCGAGGCTCATTGATGAGCTCATTACTTTTTATCATTCTAGGAATGATATTGACCATCTGGCCACCTTTGATCAACCATCCCTGCCTTACGGCGTTGGATGCGCTATCTTCTCACTAGAAGCTCTTAAATTAACGGATAAATCTTGCGGTTTGAACGACCCCTCCCGAGAGCATATTGAGCCATTTATGTTACAGTCGATGGCCATAAAAACATTTCATTACATAGCAAAAACTCAATGCCACTTTCCCGCCCTAAGAGTAACTGTAGACGAAAAAAGAGATTTCGACTTTGTACAGCCCCTCGCAGACGCTTTAGTCCGGCGATTTGGCTTAGATTTTATCACAGAAGAGTTAGTCAATTTAGTTTCAGCCCCTAAAATTGCTTTATTTGCTAATGGTACTTTAGGTCTAAAAGGGGCCCAGTTTTTAAAATCAATCCAGGCAAATATTGCTGTTCTGGTTTTACATCCAAAATCAACTGCTACTGATAGAGAAGAAATAATTGAAACACTAAATTTATCGCCTAGCTCAGTTATAGATTATTCGGAAATTAAAGAGAAAGGCATAGAGTTTTTTGAAGATAACGGTTGCGATATCGCTCTCTCTCTTTGGTCATCCTATATTTTTAAATCAGATCTGATTAAAAAATTTCCCTTGGGGGTCTATAATTTGCATAATTCTCTTCTACCCGCTCTTGGAGGCTCAGGCGCAAATATTTGGACGTTCCTGTTAAATTTGAAAGAAAGTGGTGCATCTTTGCACAGAGTAACAGCTCAAATTGATCAAGGTCCCATCATTGATCAACGTGCTTTTCCAGTCTTAAAGGATGATACGGGAGGGTCATTGTATGACAAACAACAGGCCATGATGCTTGCCCTCCTGAAAGAGAACTGGAAAGATTTATGTATAGGTAATTACAGCTATAAAATTTCTACTGAAGAAGTATCCTACTTTAAAAAGTCAGAGAGAGATGAACAGAAATGCATAGACTTAGCTCAAAATCTTTCAGTAAATGAAATTTTGAATATCATTAGAGGGTATCAGTTCAATGATACAGATTCTGCTTATTTTGTAGATGAGAATGGTCAAAAGTGGAATGTACGTCTTGCCATAACACCACGTGAAGAAAAGTAA
- a CDS encoding class I SAM-dependent methyltransferase, which translates to MFPSNFIKILSDYKKAFIRDSKEKNHLYNNNYSQRMGDFSQKSLWKEEASKAFEDIQISSNFRALDIGCNDGSGTEILSSLLDVSFEGIDISTAAIDSAHKNFPNKKDKFQTYDGENIPFLENSFDVICCMHVIGHVKNVKTFLSEIRRVMKPNGTVVIITPNAQYKIFSIVDSLMNNYNPDPTVRNYFFPKDFKDIAQSAGFNSVSTQRFGEKPLLLSWLPSESDYGRIRVILTATK; encoded by the coding sequence ATGTTTCCTTCAAATTTCATAAAAATTCTCTCTGATTACAAAAAAGCATTCATTCGTGATTCAAAAGAAAAAAATCATCTTTACAACAATAACTATTCACAAAGAATGGGAGATTTTTCTCAAAAATCTCTATGGAAAGAAGAAGCAAGCAAAGCTTTTGAGGACATCCAAATTTCTTCAAATTTCAGGGCGCTGGACATTGGCTGTAATGATGGTAGTGGTACCGAAATACTGTCGTCTCTGCTAGATGTTTCTTTTGAGGGCATAGATATTTCCACGGCTGCTATCGATTCTGCTCATAAAAACTTTCCAAACAAAAAGGATAAATTTCAGACCTATGACGGCGAAAACATACCTTTTTTAGAGAATAGTTTTGATGTCATATGCTGCATGCATGTCATTGGCCATGTCAAAAACGTCAAAACATTCCTTTCCGAAATCAGGAGAGTCATGAAGCCAAATGGAACAGTTGTGATCATTACACCCAACGCTCAATATAAAATATTTTCGATCGTCGATAGCTTGATGAATAATTACAATCCCGATCCAACTGTCAGAAATTATTTTTTCCCTAAAGACTTTAAAGACATCGCTCAGTCCGCCGGGTTCAATAGTGTCTCGACTCAACGATTTGGAGAGAAACCCCTCCTTCTTTCTTGGCTACCATCAGAGTCTGACTATGGACGGATCAGAGTTATCCTCACAGCTACGAAATAA